A window of Halobacillus naozhouensis genomic DNA:
CAGAACACACGAATCATTTTCGGAGGATTCCCTGTCCCTGTCACACTCATTGAGATCGAATAGGCCATCGAGTCAACGGTCGTGACGACGAAGAGCATGGTTAAAATCAAAAAGACGAATGGCATCATAAATCCTAATGGCATTTTCTCTGCAATGGCGATGATCGCCGCTGGCAGTCCGCCTTCCATTAATGGAGCGCTGATGGAACCAGCATTTTTCAACTCCTGATAAATGCCTGTTCCGCCTAGAATGGTAAACCAAAAGTTGGCGGCCAAGGGTGCGATAATAGCGACCACAAGGAACACCTCTCTGATCTTGCGCCCTCCAGCGATTCTAGCCACAAGCAGAGAAACTAGCGGGCCAAAACCTATAAACCAGCCGAAGAAAAAGAGCATCCAGCTGCCCAGCCATTCCTGATCAGCGCGAAACGTACTAATCGAAATAAATTCATTTGTGTACATTCCAAAAGATGAGATAAAGGAATCAATGATAAACCCGCCGGGGCCAAATAGCAATAAGAAGAAAGCAATGGTCACTGCCATCACCACATTTACTTTACTTAACCATTGGATTCCTTTTTCAATACCAGTTAACGTAGAGATTAAAACAACAGTAATGAGAGCTAAAATGATGAACACCTGTGTCGTAAATGTATCAGGCCATCCAAATACCGCATTGACCCCATAACTAACTTGTAAGCCAAGGAAGCCAATAGGGCCGATCGTTCCAGCCGCTGCTCCAATAATACAGAACACATCAGCCAGTGTTCCCCAAATGCTGTCACGAATTTTTTCGCCAAAAATAGGGTACAACAGTGTTCTCGGCTTTAGCGGCATTCCCTTATGGTGATGGGCATACATAATCACGATGGTACTAATCGCCCCATAAACCGCCCAGGCCGTGAAGCCCCATGACATATAGCACTGAGCAAGTGCCGGCGCCACGGCTTCTTGTGTCGCAGCTATAATCCCTGAATGCATGGGCGGAACTTCCATAAAATAATACATCGGCTCGGCAGCAGCCCAGAAAACCCCGCCAGCCCCAAGTCCTGAAGTAACGACAATCGCAATAAATTTAAAAAGGCTCATCTCCGGCTGCTTGCCCGGATCACCAAGTTTTACTTGTCCGTATTTTGAAAAAGCGATCACAGCCCCTACAATAAAAGTCGCTAACAAGAGCAGCTGCCAATAAGCTCCAAAATAACGAATCGATAATTCAAAACCTATATCTACGTAGTGTTTAACCATATCCACTTTAACGATCGAAAGTAAAACAAAGAGAAGAAGAAGGCCGCCGCTTAGTATAAAAACGGGCCAATTCACTTTCTCTTTTAACGAAACCTGATCACCATTTGACATCCATTCACCCCATATAAGTAATATACTTGATCGCAAGGTTTCATCCCTGTCCATCAAGAATCTTTCATTGCCTCTGCAAAAGAACTTCGACTCCCCGATCACACTCGATTATGTCTTCACATTCACCGCTGGGTGTTTAGTTATATGAAAATAGAAGAAACGAACCCCATTTTGTTCGACAGCTTACCATTATACAGGAATGGCAACTCCAATCAAATGTTATGGAATGGATGTAGCAAACATCCGCACAGAAAAAGCGCAATTCATATAACTGAATTGCGCTCATTTTTTCAGTATGTTAGAAAAACACTACTTATCATCAAATTCATTTTTATCAAACGGCCGATGCTTTATTTTTCATGATTCTTCCCTTATTTTAAAAATTCAGTATTCCTAAAAAAATTGACTATTCCTTTTACCAGGCCATCTGCTAACGGCAGGTCTGGATTGGAATACGTCTGTAAATTCCCCGTTCGATCCTCAGGAGCCTCTTTTAACACGTGATTCATTTTTTCGATTAATAATAGTTCAGCATCGGCTTTTGCCTCATGTAACTCTTCAGCCTCTGAAATGGGAACTTGAAGATCGCGCTTTCCATTAATGATCAGGACTGGGATATCTAGTTTCTGTATTTCCTGAGCAGGGTTATACTGCATCCATGAAGACAGGAAAGGTTGAACAGACGAGCGGAATACGCTTTGTAATTCCTTCGGTACCTGCTCTACCCGTTCACCTGCCTTTAGCTCTTCTAGAATTTGCTTGCTTTGCTTTTTCAAGTCTTCGGGGAGGCTAGCTTTTAGCTGATCATAGAGAACTTCATTGATCGGGCGACCAGCACCTGCGATCGATACAAAGGCGTCAACGTCTGCTTCGGCTATTGCCAGCATGCCAACGAGAGACCCTTGACTATGCCCCATCACACCTACTTTAGAAAATTGACCCTTCTCGTTTAACATGTCTATCCAGGCCTGAGCATCCTGGGCAAATTGATCAAACCGAAGTTCAGTTTCAGGAATCGCCGCACCTTGGTTTTTCCCTACACCACGCTTATCGTAGCGCACACTAGCTATTCCTTGTTCAGCTAATGACTCAGCTAAAAGCTTCAAACTGTTGTTTTTTCCTTGAAGGGTGGCAGAATTACCGTTACGGTCAGTGGGTCCTGAACCCGGAATAATGACCACCACTGGATGTGGCCCCTCTTCTTCTGGAGTCTCAAGCTCCCCATACAACTTCCCTTCATTCGTATCGACACTAAGAAATTGCCCCTTTTCCTCCTCTTCAGCATCCGTTTCAGACGATCCCTTTTTCAGTTCAAAAGGAAACGATTGACCTTGCTGTGTAAAGGTTCCTGCTATCGTATCTCCCTCTTTCTCCCCCTCAAAGCTGATCGTTTGGCCAGCTAACTCCATGTGAAAAAAAATAGCTGACGCATTAACCTTTACCTCAGAAAACGGATAGTCCTTTACACCCTGGACCGGATTGCTTATCGCTCCATTCCATCCGTCCCCTTTTTCAAAAGTAGTCATGATGGGTAATGGCTGATTAGGTACATTTATCGTTCCACTCCAACTGCCTTCCAGACCTTCCATGGGCACTCCTCCATCTTCTGATTTACGCTGATCCGTTTGGCTTTGATCGGATTGGCTGCTGCAGCCTATCATCAATAGCATGATAGCAAGCAGTAGACCAATGATTTTCCCCTTCCTATTCATCGACTCATCCTCTCTGCGATAACCAAACTCCTTCATCTTTCTAACGTTACGAATGGAGCGCAAAAAGGTTTCATAGGTTGCTTAAAATTCAGAAAAATGATTAGAACGGGGTAACCCCTTTGGCCTGTCAAAAGCCTACGTTCAGAAGACGAAACTCCGTTTGTGTTATGCTTGAAATGCGCCTATCAACGCATTCATTTATAGATGGACTAAAATATTGACGAGTTTCCCGAACGGATCTCTCACGTAAAAACGCCGCACACCCCAAGGCTCCTGAGTTGGTCCGTACTCAATTGGAATTTCAGCTTCTTTTATCCGAGCTAATGCATGATCAAGATCATCAACCTCAATTGACAAATCAGGCACCGGTGTCCCGGAGCCACCTTCTGAAAGGAAACTAATTTGGGTGTCCATTTTCTCATGCGAGCCGTAGGTTGCAATAAATTCCATATTCATTAATTGATCAAGTCCAAGTACTTCCTCGTAGAAGTACCTTGCTTTGGTTAAATCCTGTGTTTCCACATTGGCAACAATTCGTTTAATCCTCATTCTTATCACCTCTCAGTTGCTATTAATTTCTACAATAACTACAAATAATCCTTGTTATACATCTAATTTCCCTTGAAAGACTAAACTCAATTAAAACAGGCACTGACTTTATTCAAGAAAAGCCCACCCTATTCCCTAACTATGTA
This region includes:
- a CDS encoding BCCT family transporter: MSNGDQVSLKEKVNWPVFILSGGLLLLFVLLSIVKVDMVKHYVDIGFELSIRYFGAYWQLLLLATFIVGAVIAFSKYGQVKLGDPGKQPEMSLFKFIAIVVTSGLGAGGVFWAAAEPMYYFMEVPPMHSGIIAATQEAVAPALAQCYMSWGFTAWAVYGAISTIVIMYAHHHKGMPLKPRTLLYPIFGEKIRDSIWGTLADVFCIIGAAAGTIGPIGFLGLQVSYGVNAVFGWPDTFTTQVFIILALITVVLISTLTGIEKGIQWLSKVNVVMAVTIAFFLLLFGPGGFIIDSFISSFGMYTNEFISISTFRADQEWLGSWMLFFFGWFIGFGPLVSLLVARIAGGRKIREVFLVVAIIAPLAANFWFTILGGTGIYQELKNAGSISAPLMEGGLPAAIIAIAEKMPLGFMMPFVFLILTMLFVVTTVDSMAYSISMSVTGTGNPPKMIRVFWAVIMAVIATILIKIGGGGIGALQSFVVIAAVPVSILMLPLLWHAPRIAKKLAKEQGIIEETRNKDS
- a CDS encoding alpha/beta hydrolase family protein; its protein translation is MKEFGYRREDESMNRKGKIIGLLLAIMLLMIGCSSQSDQSQTDQRKSEDGGVPMEGLEGSWSGTINVPNQPLPIMTTFEKGDGWNGAISNPVQGVKDYPFSEVKVNASAIFFHMELAGQTISFEGEKEGDTIAGTFTQQGQSFPFELKKGSSETDAEEEEKGQFLSVDTNEGKLYGELETPEEEGPHPVVVIIPGSGPTDRNGNSATLQGKNNSLKLLAESLAEQGIASVRYDKRGVGKNQGAAIPETELRFDQFAQDAQAWIDMLNEKGQFSKVGVMGHSQGSLVGMLAIAEADVDAFVSIAGAGRPINEVLYDQLKASLPEDLKKQSKQILEELKAGERVEQVPKELQSVFRSSVQPFLSSWMQYNPAQEIQKLDIPVLIINGKRDLQVPISEAEELHEAKADAELLLIEKMNHVLKEAPEDRTGNLQTYSNPDLPLADGLVKGIVNFFRNTEFLK
- a CDS encoding VOC family protein yields the protein MRIKRIVANVETQDLTKARYFYEEVLGLDQLMNMEFIATYGSHEKMDTQISFLSEGGSGTPVPDLSIEVDDLDHALARIKEAEIPIEYGPTQEPWGVRRFYVRDPFGKLVNILVHL